Proteins from one Oncorhynchus gorbuscha isolate QuinsamMale2020 ecotype Even-year linkage group LG18, OgorEven_v1.0, whole genome shotgun sequence genomic window:
- the LOC124003367 gene encoding mesencephalic astrocyte-derived neurotrophic factor-like, with product MLCLTSLSVALAALTLVPSISDALKDGDCEVCVSFLGRFYQSLQDNNVKFTSADIEKALVHTCKDAKGKENRFCYYIGGTNDAATKILNEISKPLSYHAPVDKICEKLKKKDSQICELKYDKQLDLSTVDLKKLKVKELKKILEVWGESCKGCAEKSDFIRKINELMPKYAPNAAKAQREL from the exons ATGTTGTGTTTGACTAGTTTATCGGTCGCCCTCGCAGCGCTGACTCTGGTACCGAGCATTAGCGACGCTTTGAAAGATGGGGATTGTGAAG tgtgtgtgagcttCCTGGGAAGGTTTTATCAGTCATTGCAAGACAACAACGTTAAATTCACCAGTGCAGACATCGAGAAGGCCCTCGTCCACACCTGCAAAGACGCCAAGGGCAAGGAAAACCGCTTT TGTTACTACATTGGTGGAACCAATGACGCTGCCACCAAAATCCTCAACGAGATCTCCAAGCCCCTGAGCTACCACGCACCGGTGGACAAGATCTGTGAGAAACTAAAGAAGAAGGACAGTCAGATCTGTGAACTGAAATACG acAAACAGCTGGACCTGAGCACGGTGGATCTGAAGAAGCTGAAGGTGAAGGAATTGAAGAAGATCCTGGAGGTGTGGGGAGAGTCGTGTAAAGGCTGTGCCGAGAAGTCCGACTTCATCCGCAAGATCAATGAACTCATGCCCAAGTATGCCCCCAACGCAGCTAAAGCACAGAGGGAACTGTAa